DNA from Thermomicrobium roseum DSM 5159:
ACCGAGGTCGAAGAAGTTGAAAGCGAGTTTGAACAGATAGATCCCAAGCACGACAGTGCTGTTACCAGGTCCCCCCTGGGTCAGATAGAAGGGGAGCTCATACAGCCGCAGGAGTTCCGTCAGGAGGAAAATACCGCTCAGTCCAAAAAATGGTTGAAGGAGCGGTAGAATAATCGCTCGCACGAGTTGCAGGCCAGTTGCCCCGTCGACTCGGGCCGCTTCGACGAGGGTGCGGGGGATCGAGGTGAGGCCACTATAGAGAAGTACAGCTGCGACCGGTGTCCCGAACCAGACGAATGCCACAACGATGGTTAGGAGAGCCCATGGCATACTGACCGTCCAATCGATCAGGGGTGCACCGAGTCGGAGCAGGATGCCGTTGACGGCACCAAAGCGTGTGTTGAAGAGTAACCACCAGGCGATCCCTGCAACGATGGGGGCGACAGCGATGGGGAGCATGACCGCTGCGAAGAGGAGCCCAAACCAGCGAGAGTGATCCAATGCGGAGAGCCCGAGGGCAGCGAGAAAGCCGAGAAGGAGCTGAAGGGGGATCCCGATGAGGCCGAGCAGAAGCGTGTTGAGCAGTGCCCCACGGAACTGCGGATCGGCCCAGAGATCGAGGAAGTTGCCGATCCCCGTGAATTCCGGCGGGACGGACGGATTCGGAGAAAAGCGATAGACAGCATAGTACAGTGTCCAAAGGAGCGGCACGAGAGCATAGAGCAAAAGGAGCAGTGTCGCTGGCCCAACGAAGATGTAGCCGGCGCGCTTCGCGTGACGCACCTCAGAGCTCCCTTCCACCGCCGAGAGTCAGGCCGCGAACGATGTACCGACGGAGAAATCCGGTGACCAGCAGAGCGGGGAGCAAGGCGAGCAGTCCAGCCGCTGCGACCTCCCCGTAGAGTTCTCCGATCGCTGAGCGGAGGCGCGGGAAATAGACCGTCACCATCGCGACATTCCGTCCGGCCAGCTGATAAGCGAACACGTACTCGTTCCAGATCGCCAGGAATGCCAGAATGGCTGCAGCCCCGAGACTCGGCCACGACAGGGGGAGGACGATATGCCGCAGAATCTGTACGGGCGTGGCTCCATCCACGAGCGCAGCCTCTTCGATGTCGCGTGGGAGAGCATCGATGTAGTTGCGGAGAATCCAGACGGTAATCGGAATGTTGATGACCGTGTAGAGGAGAATCAGCCCATGATAGGTATCCAGCCAACCAATACGACGGTAGAGCAGATATAAGGGAACGATAACGGCGATGGGTGGAATGAATCGCTGGGAGAGTATCCACATGGCGAGGTGGTTACCGCCGACTCGCCAACGGGAGAGTGCATACGCTGCTGGCAGCGACAGGAACAGCGTCAGGCATGCACTCGCGGTCG
Protein-coding regions in this window:
- a CDS encoding carbohydrate ABC transporter permease, yielding MRTSEATTGPYPIVPAEVARPIRSTGRRLRHRLIWATMIIFALFCIVPIYWILITALRPRGEIFESPALLYPQHITLDNLRYVWLGSQTNDPVLPFVFTSFLVATASACLTLFLSLPAAYALSRWRVGGNHLAMWILSQRFIPPIAVIVPLYLLYRRIGWLDTYHGLILLYTVINIPITVWILRNYIDALPRDIEEAALVDGATPVQILRHIVLPLSWPSLGAAAILAFLAIWNEYVFAYQLAGRNVAMVTVYFPRLRSAIGELYGEVAAAGLLALLPALLVTGFLRRYIVRGLTLGGGREL
- a CDS encoding carbohydrate ABC transporter permease, whose amino-acid sequence is MRHAKRAGYIFVGPATLLLLLYALVPLLWTLYYAVYRFSPNPSVPPEFTGIGNFLDLWADPQFRGALLNTLLLGLIGIPLQLLLGFLAALGLSALDHSRWFGLLFAAVMLPIAVAPIVAGIAWWLLFNTRFGAVNGILLRLGAPLIDWTVSMPWALLTIVVAFVWFGTPVAAVLLYSGLTSIPRTLVEAARVDGATGLQLVRAIILPLLQPFFGLSGIFLLTELLRLYELPFYLTQGGPGNSTVVLGIYLFKLAFNFFDLGRSAALALLYVILLSLVAIGYVRLLARTAQETA